In Chloroflexota bacterium, the DNA window AAACATGGCATTCGCATCCCCATGGCAAGTTGACAGTCAATTCATTGCAAAGGGAGAAGGTCAGCACCATGTACAACATTTTGCTCTATTTGCTCATAGGGCTGGTGGCCGGAACGATAAGCGGGTTGATCGGGATTGGCGGCGGTGTAATCATTGTACCAGCCTTGGTCTATCTGCTTGGATTTTCTCAGCACCAGGCACAGGGAACAACTCTGGCCTTGCTAGTTCCGCCCATTGGCATCCTCGCCGCTTGGACATACTACCGGCAGGGCTACGTGGACTTGAAAGTGGCTATTTTTGTCTGTCTGGGTTTCTTTGTCGGAGGGCTGCTGGGGGCTAAAGCAGCAGTGTGCATGTCCAGTGCAGCGTTGCAGAAGGTATTTGGAGTAGCCATGCTGCTCATTGCCTTGCGC includes these proteins:
- a CDS encoding sulfite exporter TauE/SafE family protein; its protein translation is MYNILLYLLIGLVAGTISGLIGIGGGVIIVPALVYLLGFSQHQAQGTTLALLVPPIGILAAWTYYRQGYVDLKVAIFVCLGFFVGGLLGAKAAVCMSSAALQKVFGVAMLLIALRMIFA